Proteins encoded by one window of Carcharodon carcharias isolate sCarCar2 chromosome 30, sCarCar2.pri, whole genome shotgun sequence:
- the rtbdn gene encoding retbindin has protein sequence MLLVAVLLLCGTVRHLEATCPATGSHKAAPSPEPELHDCPLYLKNACCTVNIKDKMTTSPEAESWNRCGLLSTKCEQFFKQLSCFYRCSPDATIWASPSHSNSLLNVPLCQGFCDQWYKACEHDQTCVRNWNTDLKWSNRTQGTCTSDCIPFNKMYKDGKDLCESTSGDSFKVRSCNCLNLDKNDEQVIKTLMQEDSTKAGINGELPCKEKRSTLNQLRLSIRKRSLFVEDIDGSGSGFPTNE, from the exons ATGCTGCTGGTTGCTGTCCTTTTGTTGTGTGGGACTGTTAGACACCTGGAAGCAACCTGCCCAGCAACTGGGAGCCACAAAGCTGCCCCAAGTCCTGAGCCAGAACTCCACGACTGTCCGTTATATTTGAAGA ATGCTTGCTGCACAGTGAACATAAAAGATAAGATGACTACCTCACCAGAGGCTGAGTCCTGGAACCGATGTGGACTGTTAAGTACAAA GTGCGAGCAATTCTTCAAACAATTATCGTGTTTCTATCGCTGCTCCCCAGATGCTACAATTTGGGCAAGCCCAAGTcattccaattcccttctgaatgtaCCTCTTTGTCAGGGCTTCTGTGACCAATG GTACAAAGCATGCGAGCATGATCAGACCTGCGTTAGGAACTGGAATACAGATTTAAAGTGGTCAAATCGCACTCAGGGCACCTGCACCTCAGACTGTATTCCTTTCAATAAG ATGTACAAGGATGGAAAAGATCTGTGCGAGAGCACATCTGGAGATTCTTTCAAGGTCAGATCCTGCAACTGCCTGAACTTGGACAAGAATGATGAGCAGGTGATTAAAACCCTGATGCAGGAGGACAGCACCAAGGCTGGTATTAATGGGGAGCTCCCTTGCAAAGAGAAGCgcagcactctgaaccagctGAGACTCTCCATCCGCAAACGCTCGCTCTTTGTGGAAGACATTGACGGCAGTGGAAGTGGGTTCCCAACAAATGAATAG